From the Synechococcus sp. HK01-R genome, one window contains:
- the rpmH gene encoding 50S ribosomal protein L34, whose amino-acid sequence MTKRTLGGTSRKRKRVSGFRVRMRTHTGRRVIRSRRKRGRARVSV is encoded by the coding sequence ATGACCAAGAGAACACTCGGCGGCACCAGCCGTAAGCGCAAGCGCGTCTCCGGCTTCCGTGTTCGCATGCGCACCCACACCGGCCGCCGCGTGATCCGCAGCCGCCGCAAGCGTGGTCGGGCGCGGGTCTCGGTCTGA
- a CDS encoding DUF2808 domain-containing protein has product MTPLRQALGGFGLASGVAAAGLLGGASLLDATAPRQVQAQGTPALLEFRWENSRDYRKLYYFQSSTRQLERAEYFLMLRPKDRKTAILKLSIGVPDYFNSKIRPDDLALCRMELGGMLSRSRCKEKLPAVFEVNEKQTAIEVFPDTPIPTGGTYAVVMNIFNPNRGGMFQFNALAQAPGDVPVAGYLGSWLIDID; this is encoded by the coding sequence ATGACTCCCCTTCGACAGGCCCTTGGGGGCTTCGGCCTCGCCAGCGGTGTTGCAGCCGCAGGGCTTCTCGGGGGGGCTTCGCTCCTGGACGCCACTGCTCCACGCCAGGTTCAAGCTCAGGGAACGCCGGCCCTGCTGGAATTTCGCTGGGAGAACAGCCGCGACTACAGGAAGCTCTATTACTTCCAGAGCTCCACGAGGCAGCTGGAGAGAGCGGAGTACTTCCTGATGCTCCGTCCGAAGGACCGCAAGACCGCGATCCTCAAGCTCAGCATTGGGGTCCCCGACTACTTCAACTCAAAAATCAGGCCTGACGACCTGGCTCTCTGCCGCATGGAACTTGGCGGCATGCTTTCGCGAAGCCGCTGCAAGGAGAAGCTGCCAGCGGTGTTCGAGGTGAATGAGAAGCAGACGGCCATCGAGGTGTTCCCTGACACCCCCATCCCGACTGGCGGGACCTATGCGGTGGTGATGAACATCTTCAATCCGAACCGCGGTGGCATGTTCCAGTTCAATGCCCTCGCCCAGGCTCCGGGAGACGTCCCCGTGGCTGGCTACCTGGGCAGCTGGCTGATCGACATCGACTGA
- the rpsN gene encoding 30S ribosomal protein S14 — translation MAKKSMIARDVKRKKMVERYAAKRAALMEAFDKAADPMERLEIHRKIQALPRNSAPTRMRNRCWATGKPRGVYRDFGLCRNQLRERAHKGELPGVVKSSW, via the coding sequence ATGGCTAAGAAGTCGATGATCGCCCGCGATGTGAAGCGGAAGAAAATGGTCGAGCGCTATGCGGCGAAGCGTGCGGCACTGATGGAAGCCTTCGACAAGGCAGCCGACCCCATGGAGCGTCTGGAAATCCATCGCAAGATCCAGGCCCTGCCACGCAACAGTGCCCCCACCCGCATGCGCAATCGCTGCTGGGCCACCGGAAAGCCCAGGGGCGTCTATCGCGATTTCGGTCTGTGCCGCAACCAACTGCGGGAACGGGCCCACAAGGGTGAACTTCCTGGCGTGGTCAAGTCCAGCTGGTGA
- the rseP gene encoding RIP metalloprotease RseP, with protein MNVLAALIALGLLVVIHEAGHFLAAVGQGIRVNGFSVGFGPALIKRQIRGVTYALRLLPLGGFVSFPDDEEDSPIPADDPDLLRNRPIPQRVLVISAGVLANLALAWLLLVGQSAFAGLPADPDPGVLVVAVQPGEAAAKSGLKPGDRILRLNDQPLGPGQDAVQTLVDRIQSEPGQSLKLLTRRDADSEQTLVLIPEDRDGLGRIGAQLQVNRMGSLRPARSPLEAIRFGSGEFTGLLRSTVAGYGGLVTHFGQTAQQVSGPVKIVEMGAQLSSQGQGGLVLFTALISVNLAVLNALPLPLLDGGQLVFLLLEAVRGRPLPERFQMAVMQSGLLLLLGLSLVLIVRDTSQLPLVQQLSGR; from the coding sequence GTGAACGTTCTTGCAGCTCTGATCGCCCTGGGCCTCCTGGTGGTGATCCATGAAGCAGGCCATTTCTTGGCGGCCGTGGGCCAAGGCATCCGCGTCAATGGCTTTTCGGTGGGCTTCGGTCCGGCCCTGATCAAGCGACAGATTCGTGGCGTGACCTACGCGCTGCGCTTGCTTCCTCTGGGCGGTTTCGTGTCCTTCCCGGACGACGAGGAGGACAGCCCAATCCCAGCGGATGACCCGGATCTGTTGCGCAACCGCCCGATTCCCCAACGGGTCCTGGTGATCAGCGCTGGAGTGCTGGCCAATCTGGCTCTGGCCTGGCTGCTGCTGGTGGGCCAATCGGCCTTCGCCGGACTTCCCGCCGACCCGGATCCAGGGGTCCTCGTGGTGGCAGTGCAGCCAGGGGAAGCGGCCGCCAAGTCAGGCCTGAAGCCTGGCGACAGGATTCTGCGACTGAATGACCAGCCCCTCGGCCCCGGCCAGGACGCTGTCCAGACTCTGGTGGATCGGATCCAAAGTGAACCTGGTCAGTCCTTGAAACTGCTGACCCGTCGCGATGCGGACTCTGAGCAGACCCTGGTCCTGATCCCAGAGGATCGTGATGGCCTGGGGCGGATCGGCGCTCAGCTGCAGGTGAATCGCATGGGCAGCCTGCGCCCGGCGAGGAGTCCGCTTGAGGCGATCCGCTTTGGCAGCGGTGAATTCACCGGCCTGCTTCGCAGCACCGTGGCGGGCTACGGCGGACTGGTGACCCACTTTGGTCAGACCGCCCAGCAGGTGAGTGGCCCGGTGAAGATCGTTGAGATGGGAGCCCAGCTCAGCAGCCAGGGCCAGGGGGGGCTTGTGCTGTTCACCGCCCTGATCTCTGTGAACCTGGCCGTGCTGAACGCCCTGCCCTTGCCCCTGCTCGACGGAGGTCAACTGGTGTTCCTTCTGCTTGAAGCTGTGCGAGGCCGCCCGCTGCCTGAGCGTTTCCAGATGGCCGTGATGCAATCAGGCCTGCTGCTGCTGCTGGGCCTGAGCCTGGTGCTGATCGTGCGTGACACCAGCCAGCTGCCCCTTGTGCAGCAGCTCAGCGGCCGTTGA
- the sppA gene encoding signal peptide peptidase SppA: MVWPWRRKSRRRMARIAIEGPIAATTRRRVLKALREVETREFPALLLRIDSPGGTVGDSQEIHAALLRLREKGCRVVASFGNISASGGVYVGVAAETIVSNPGTITGSIGVILRGNNLSKLLERIGIRFETVKSGAFKDILSPDRALSSEERQLLQELIDSSYDQFVEAVAQGRNLEPSVVRGFADGRVFSGAQAKALGLVDVLGDEEAARTIAAELADLDEDCRPVTLGKPRKQLMGLLPGSEWLSRLGSALESELLLCGQALWLYRP, encoded by the coding sequence ATGGTCTGGCCTTGGCGCCGCAAATCCCGCCGACGGATGGCGCGGATTGCCATCGAGGGCCCCATTGCGGCCACCACGCGACGGCGCGTGCTGAAGGCTCTTCGCGAGGTGGAGACGAGGGAATTCCCCGCCCTGCTGCTGCGGATCGACAGCCCTGGAGGCACGGTGGGCGACAGCCAGGAGATCCATGCGGCGCTGCTGCGTCTGCGGGAGAAGGGCTGCCGTGTGGTGGCCAGCTTCGGCAACATCTCCGCCTCCGGTGGGGTCTATGTCGGAGTGGCCGCGGAAACGATCGTGAGCAATCCAGGCACGATCACCGGCTCCATCGGCGTGATTCTTCGAGGCAACAATCTCTCCAAGCTCCTGGAACGGATCGGAATCCGCTTCGAGACGGTCAAAAGTGGTGCCTTCAAAGACATCCTGTCCCCTGATCGCGCGCTCAGCAGCGAGGAACGACAGCTGCTGCAGGAGCTGATTGACAGCAGCTACGACCAGTTCGTGGAGGCCGTGGCACAGGGTCGAAATCTCGAGCCGTCAGTGGTGCGCGGCTTCGCTGATGGACGGGTGTTCAGCGGCGCCCAAGCGAAGGCACTCGGTCTGGTGGATGTCTTGGGTGATGAGGAGGCGGCCCGAACCATCGCAGCGGAACTGGCCGACCTGGATGAGGACTGTCGACCGGTGACCCTCGGCAAACCGCGCAAGCAACTGATGGGGCTGCTCCCAGGATCCGAATGGCTCAGCCGCCTGGGGTCGGCGCTGGAAAGCGAACTTCTGCTCTGCGGCCAGGCCCTCTGGCTGTATCGCCCATGA
- a CDS encoding PH domain-containing protein, producing the protein MTASLSEETFYEGGPARGDLLINLLFGLTLIGLPFAVGAVVRALWLRFTITSRRISVSGGWMGRDRSQVVYSQIREVRSVPRGFGAWGDMVLVLNDGSRLEMRSVPRFREAEAYVLQRIQTRSTADKSEDAKGFAA; encoded by the coding sequence ATGACCGCCTCCCTGTCCGAAGAGACCTTCTACGAGGGTGGTCCCGCCCGGGGAGATCTCCTCATCAATCTCCTGTTCGGCCTCACCCTGATCGGCCTGCCCTTTGCCGTTGGGGCTGTGGTGCGGGCCCTCTGGCTGCGCTTCACGATCACCAGTCGCAGAATCTCCGTCAGCGGTGGCTGGATGGGCCGCGACCGCAGTCAGGTGGTCTACAGCCAGATTCGGGAGGTGCGCAGCGTGCCCCGCGGATTTGGAGCCTGGGGCGACATGGTGCTGGTGCTCAACGATGGCTCCCGCCTCGAGATGCGTTCCGTACCGCGGTTCCGCGAGGCAGAGGCCTATGTGCTGCAGCGCATCCAAACGCGGAGCACCGCTGACAAGAGCGAGGATGCCAAGGGCTTCGCTGCCTGA
- a CDS encoding DUF177 domain-containing protein, translating to MIPGLEPIPLRELQALGVAKEWTVEGSLDDLPSLTPVRGHLQAEHRGNVLEVEGSLETIVTLCCDRCLGQFNHRLSAEVKELIWLGAEPSADAMTEAGLDMDAPEGLVESLDPRSHFEPERWVFEQLSLQLPVVNRCGAECPGMPGASTNTLSTDPSSTDASSEALNQGAIDPRWKALQQLAGGDDDAS from the coding sequence ATGATCCCAGGGCTCGAGCCCATCCCCCTGCGTGAACTTCAGGCCCTTGGAGTCGCGAAGGAATGGACTGTGGAGGGCAGTCTCGACGATCTGCCCAGCCTGACTCCCGTGAGGGGGCACCTTCAGGCCGAGCATCGCGGCAACGTTCTTGAGGTGGAGGGCTCCCTCGAAACGATTGTGACCCTCTGTTGTGACCGTTGCCTTGGTCAGTTCAACCATCGCCTGAGCGCGGAGGTGAAAGAACTGATCTGGCTTGGTGCCGAGCCAAGTGCCGACGCGATGACCGAGGCCGGTCTGGACATGGACGCCCCAGAGGGACTCGTGGAATCCCTTGATCCCCGCAGCCACTTTGAACCCGAGCGCTGGGTATTTGAGCAGCTCAGCCTGCAGCTCCCGGTGGTCAACCGTTGCGGTGCAGAGTGTCCAGGCATGCCTGGTGCGTCAACGAACACCCTGAGCACAGACCCCAGCAGCACAGACGCCAGCAGCGAGGCCCTCAACCAGGGAGCGATCGATCCCCGATGGAAGGCCCTGCAGCAACTGGCGGGCGGAGACGACGATGCTTCCTGA
- the yidC gene encoding membrane protein insertase YidC: MIGYISDNLLIPILDFFYGLVPSYGLAIVALTVVIRLALFPLSAGSIRSARRMRIAQPVMQKRQAEIKSRFANNPQKQQEELGKLMKEFGSPLAGCLPLLVQMPILFALFATLRGSPFADVPYTLNLKVLPAEQIAAVEPKPFNSASHSIFISETNHVPVIASLPGGTKLGEGESATIQLHTKSGESFSNVLSGVENGQTFLPTWSVTKGDSIVSVSQDGTITALAAGDATVEGKIPGLAARSGFLFIKALGQVGFYTDGAINWDIAILVGAFGLSLFASQLLSGMGMPANPQQATANKITPVMITGMFLFFPLPAGVLLYMVIANIFQAAQTFLLTRETLPENLQTILDDQLRQQASTATAGASGSAGQAGRLPFEPRSK, translated from the coding sequence GTGATCGGGTACATCTCCGACAACCTGCTGATCCCGATCCTGGATTTCTTCTATGGATTGGTGCCGAGCTACGGCCTGGCGATCGTGGCGCTCACGGTGGTGATCCGCCTGGCCCTCTTCCCACTGAGCGCCGGTTCAATCCGCAGCGCCCGGCGCATGCGCATTGCCCAACCGGTGATGCAGAAGCGACAAGCCGAAATCAAGTCGCGCTTCGCCAACAACCCCCAGAAGCAGCAGGAAGAACTTGGAAAACTGATGAAGGAGTTCGGCAGCCCGCTTGCGGGGTGCCTGCCCCTGCTGGTGCAGATGCCGATTCTGTTCGCCCTGTTCGCGACCCTGCGGGGATCACCGTTCGCGGATGTGCCCTACACCCTGAACCTGAAGGTGCTGCCGGCAGAGCAGATCGCTGCTGTGGAACCGAAGCCCTTCAACAGCGCCAGCCACTCGATCTTCATCAGCGAAACCAACCACGTGCCGGTGATCGCCAGCCTGCCTGGAGGCACGAAGCTCGGTGAGGGTGAGTCAGCCACTATCCAGCTGCATACAAAGAGCGGAGAAAGCTTCAGCAACGTTCTCAGCGGCGTTGAGAACGGACAGACGTTCCTTCCGACCTGGTCGGTGACCAAGGGCGATTCAATCGTTTCGGTGTCTCAGGACGGAACGATCACGGCCCTTGCCGCGGGTGATGCCACGGTTGAAGGAAAGATTCCTGGCCTGGCAGCCCGGAGCGGTTTCCTCTTCATCAAAGCGTTAGGCCAGGTGGGCTTCTACACCGATGGCGCAATCAACTGGGATATCGCAATCCTTGTTGGAGCCTTCGGCCTCAGCCTGTTTGCGTCCCAGCTGCTCTCAGGCATGGGCATGCCCGCCAACCCCCAGCAGGCCACCGCCAACAAGATCACACCCGTGATGATCACCGGCATGTTCCTGTTCTTCCCCTTGCCGGCGGGCGTTCTGCTTTACATGGTCATCGCCAATATCTTCCAAGCGGCGCAGACCTTTCTGCTCACCCGCGAAACCCTGCCCGAGAACCTGCAGACGATCCTCGATGATCAGCTGCGTCAGCAGGCATCGACCGCCACTGCGGGGGCCTCTGGCTCTGCCGGTCAGGCGGGTCGTCTTCCCTTCGAGCCCAGGAGCAAATGA
- the serS gene encoding serine--tRNA ligase translates to MLDQRLVRDNPDLIARELGRRGMDVDLTGLQLIAQQQRDLEEQRSSLQAEGNRIGKEVGLRIKGGADPKGEEVAELRQQGNAIKQKVAVLEDEEKQLNTRLRDQLLTLPNLPSPDCPDGRDENDNREVRRWGTPREQSGLEEHWAIADRLGLLDTERSVRIAQSRFVTLFGQGARLERALINFMLDLHTSKGYREVLPPVLVNTASLTGSGQLPKFAEESFRCADDDLWLTPTAEVPVTSLHRDEIIPADQLPLRYVAYSPCFRREAGSYGRDTRGLIRLHQFNKVELYWFAHPDHSAEAHAQITADAEAVLQALELPYRVLELCTGDLGFSAARTYDLEVWLAGAGAYREISSCSVCSDFQARRSSIRTKEDKNTRLVHTLNGSGLAIGRTMAALLENGQQSDGSVKLPAALVPYFGRERLQPE, encoded by the coding sequence GTGCTCGACCAGCGCCTAGTGCGTGACAACCCCGACCTGATCGCCCGGGAGCTCGGTCGGCGGGGCATGGATGTGGACCTCACCGGTCTGCAGTTGATCGCCCAGCAACAGCGGGATCTCGAGGAACAGCGCAGTTCCCTTCAAGCTGAAGGCAACCGCATCGGCAAAGAGGTTGGCCTGCGGATCAAAGGTGGGGCTGACCCAAAAGGCGAGGAGGTCGCGGAGCTGCGTCAGCAGGGCAATGCGATCAAGCAAAAGGTTGCGGTGCTCGAAGACGAGGAGAAGCAACTGAACACCCGCCTGCGGGATCAGCTGCTCACCCTGCCCAACCTGCCCTCACCCGACTGCCCAGATGGGCGTGATGAGAACGACAACCGCGAGGTGCGTCGCTGGGGCACCCCGCGAGAGCAGAGCGGACTGGAGGAGCATTGGGCGATTGCTGATCGCCTGGGACTGCTCGACACGGAGCGCTCGGTACGCATTGCCCAAAGCCGGTTCGTCACCCTGTTCGGCCAGGGGGCGCGCCTGGAAAGGGCCCTGATCAACTTCATGCTGGATCTCCACACCAGCAAGGGGTATCGGGAGGTGTTGCCACCCGTGCTGGTCAACACCGCCAGCCTCACGGGATCGGGACAGCTCCCCAAGTTTGCGGAGGAGAGCTTCCGCTGCGCTGACGATGACCTCTGGCTGACGCCCACCGCAGAGGTGCCAGTGACCTCCCTGCATCGAGACGAAATCATCCCGGCAGACCAACTGCCGCTGCGTTATGTGGCCTACAGCCCCTGCTTCCGCCGTGAGGCAGGCAGCTACGGCCGGGATACCCGGGGACTGATCCGCCTGCACCAGTTCAACAAGGTGGAGCTCTACTGGTTCGCCCACCCCGACCATTCAGCGGAGGCCCACGCCCAGATCACCGCCGATGCCGAAGCGGTCCTGCAGGCCCTTGAGCTTCCCTACCGGGTGCTGGAGCTCTGCACCGGCGATCTCGGTTTCTCAGCGGCACGCACCTACGACCTGGAGGTGTGGCTTGCTGGTGCAGGCGCCTACCGAGAGATTTCCAGCTGCAGCGTCTGCAGCGATTTCCAGGCACGGCGCTCCTCGATCCGCACCAAAGAAGACAAAAACACCCGTCTGGTGCACACGCTCAATGGCAGCGGCCTGGCCATCGGGCGCACGATGGCGGCGCTTCTGGAGAACGGCCAGCAGAGCGACGGCAGCGTGAAACTACCGGCCGCGCTCGTGCCGTACTTCGGTCGCGAGCGTCTCCAGCCAGAATGA
- a CDS encoding AAA family ATPase, which translates to MLPEWSDQLDLLIRAGTPLIWIRSTEEERVQALLASVVQRLPGRQLSRWDFISGLQGALNQEGTGARQPMAVLQWLQDLEASRPTLLLLKDFHRFCDDPGIARMLRNLAVGLRERPHTLVLCSGAWSPPAELEECLTLLDLPLPREEEIKTLLQSIARAGGQGLDDVVLEELTHACSGLTEARVRHVAARALAQRGQLSRLDLDDVLEEKRRCLARSEVLEFCHTDADPADIGGHDALKHWLEQRHQAFSDEARRFGLPLPRGVLLVGPQGTGKSLTARAIAHSWAMPLLRLDVGRLFAGLVGASEARTRETIQRAEAMAPCVLWIDEIDKGFGGDARSDGGTSQRVLATVLTWMAEKRSAVFVVATANAVDRLPPELLRKGRFDEIFLLDLPGVEERSSILTLHVERRRPGLTLPLQTVVDRTEGYSGAELEQTVIEAMHLAFAERRELAESDLIRAANQLVPLSRTAREQLDALQRWASSGRARAASSQGASLHVAQGEEA; encoded by the coding sequence ATGCTTCCTGAATGGAGTGATCAGCTCGACCTGCTGATCCGAGCAGGTACGCCCCTGATCTGGATCCGCAGCACGGAGGAAGAGCGGGTTCAGGCGCTACTCGCCAGCGTGGTTCAACGGCTCCCTGGGCGGCAGCTCAGCCGCTGGGATTTCATCAGCGGACTGCAAGGAGCCCTCAACCAGGAAGGCACCGGTGCTCGGCAGCCGATGGCTGTGCTCCAGTGGCTGCAGGATCTAGAGGCAAGTCGACCAACCCTGCTGCTGCTCAAAGACTTTCATCGCTTCTGCGACGACCCCGGCATCGCACGGATGCTTCGCAATCTGGCCGTCGGCCTGAGGGAACGCCCCCACACCCTGGTGCTTTGCAGCGGAGCCTGGTCGCCGCCGGCGGAGCTGGAGGAATGCCTCACGCTTCTTGATCTCCCCCTCCCGCGGGAGGAAGAGATCAAGACCCTGCTCCAGTCGATCGCCAGGGCGGGGGGGCAGGGACTGGATGACGTGGTGCTCGAAGAGCTCACCCATGCCTGCAGTGGCCTGACAGAGGCCAGGGTGCGCCATGTGGCGGCAAGGGCCTTGGCCCAGCGGGGGCAACTGAGCCGTCTCGACTTGGACGATGTGCTGGAGGAGAAGCGACGCTGCCTGGCCCGCAGCGAAGTGCTCGAGTTTTGCCATACGGACGCCGATCCAGCCGACATCGGTGGGCACGATGCCTTGAAGCACTGGCTTGAGCAGCGCCATCAGGCCTTCAGCGATGAAGCCAGACGCTTCGGCCTGCCCTTGCCCCGGGGCGTGCTGCTGGTGGGGCCTCAGGGAACAGGCAAGTCACTCACGGCCAGGGCCATTGCCCACAGCTGGGCCATGCCGCTGCTGCGCCTTGATGTCGGGCGGCTCTTCGCCGGCCTGGTCGGCGCCAGCGAAGCACGTACACGGGAAACGATTCAGCGCGCGGAGGCCATGGCCCCCTGCGTGCTCTGGATTGACGAAATCGATAAGGGCTTCGGCGGTGATGCCCGCAGCGATGGAGGCACCAGTCAGCGGGTGCTGGCCACGGTGCTCACCTGGATGGCGGAGAAACGATCGGCCGTGTTCGTGGTCGCCACGGCCAATGCAGTCGATCGCCTGCCGCCCGAGCTGCTGCGCAAGGGGCGTTTCGATGAGATCTTCCTGCTGGATTTGCCCGGAGTGGAAGAGCGGAGCAGCATCCTGACCCTGCATGTGGAGCGCCGCCGGCCTGGCCTGACCCTGCCGCTCCAGACCGTGGTCGATCGCACGGAGGGCTATTCGGGAGCTGAACTCGAGCAGACGGTGATCGAGGCGATGCACCTTGCCTTCGCCGAACGGCGGGAGCTAGCGGAAAGTGATTTGATTCGTGCCGCAAACCAGCTGGTTCCTCTCTCAAGAACGGCACGGGAGCAGCTGGATGCCCTGCAGCGCTGGGCCAGCAGCGGCCGAGCCCGGGCCGCATCCAGCCAGGGAGCCTCTTTGCATGTTGCGCAGGGTGAAGAAGCCTGA
- a CDS encoding DMT family transporter, producing MVSLRLGLLLVLPFALWGTAMAAMAPLLDSGGPLLVAALRLLPAGVALLLSLPFLGASPRVAPADLGWFVLFTLVDATVFQFCLARGLAGTGAGLGSVLIDSQPLMVALLARALFAEAINPVGWIGLLLGLAGILCLGVPADLLHHWWLLGASVPASGLLDGGALWMLAAAVAMALGTVLSRFACRDSHPVTVTGWHMILGGTPLLLVHAADAGRPFLPPWTLPQWGLMAYASLFGSALAYGLFFWFATRRELTGFTTLGFLTPVFALISGGLWLQERLEPLQWVGVMLVLLSVVLVSQRRRLWEPLGPAPLISTGESG from the coding sequence ATGGTTTCTCTCCGCCTCGGGCTTCTGCTGGTCTTGCCCTTTGCTCTTTGGGGCACGGCGATGGCCGCGATGGCGCCCCTCCTCGATTCAGGAGGGCCATTGTTGGTGGCGGCGCTGCGTTTGCTGCCGGCTGGGGTCGCCCTGTTGCTGAGTCTCCCCTTCCTCGGGGCCTCCCCTCGGGTGGCGCCCGCCGATCTGGGCTGGTTTGTGCTTTTCACACTGGTGGATGCCACCGTCTTTCAGTTCTGCCTGGCCCGTGGACTCGCAGGCACCGGTGCCGGTCTCGGCTCCGTGCTGATCGATTCCCAGCCTCTGATGGTTGCCCTTCTGGCCAGGGCTCTCTTTGCCGAGGCGATCAATCCCGTCGGCTGGATCGGATTGCTGCTGGGTCTCGCAGGCATCCTCTGTTTGGGTGTTCCGGCTGACCTTCTCCACCATTGGTGGTTGCTCGGTGCCTCGGTTCCCGCCTCCGGACTGCTGGATGGTGGGGCGCTTTGGATGCTGGCGGCGGCCGTGGCCATGGCCCTGGGCACCGTTCTGAGTCGTTTCGCTTGCCGCGACAGTCACCCCGTCACCGTGACCGGTTGGCACATGATTCTTGGGGGGACCCCTCTGCTGCTCGTTCACGCTGCCGATGCCGGCCGCCCCTTCCTGCCGCCTTGGACTCTTCCCCAGTGGGGGCTGATGGCCTACGCAAGTCTTTTTGGTAGTGCCCTGGCCTACGGGCTCTTTTTCTGGTTCGCCACCCGCCGAGAGCTCACCGGTTTCACCACCCTCGGCTTCCTCACCCCGGTGTTTGCTCTCATCTCTGGTGGACTCTGGCTCCAGGAGCGGCTCGAACCGCTTCAGTGGGTGGGTGTGATGCTCGTGCTGCTCTCCGTTGTCTTGGTCAGTCAGCGCCGCCGTCTTTGGGAGCCTCTTGGCCCCGCGCCCCTCATTTCAACCGGAGAGTCCGGCTGA
- the aroH gene encoding chorismate mutase — MSESLRLQGLRGATTCPANTVDAIEASVQELVTAMVERNRLSPERIVSVTFSVTADLDACFPAAIARRHAGWDSVALLDCQQMAVQGDLARCIRLLAHVWLPADQTPCHAYLGEASRLRPDRSGHN; from the coding sequence ATGAGCGAATCACTGCGATTGCAAGGGCTGCGTGGAGCGACCACCTGTCCGGCCAACACCGTTGACGCCATCGAGGCCTCGGTGCAGGAGTTGGTGACGGCGATGGTGGAACGCAACCGGCTCTCCCCTGAACGGATCGTGTCGGTCACCTTCTCGGTGACCGCCGATCTCGACGCCTGTTTTCCCGCAGCCATCGCCCGGCGCCATGCCGGCTGGGACAGCGTTGCTCTGCTCGACTGCCAGCAGATGGCGGTTCAGGGGGATCTAGCCCGCTGCATCCGTCTACTGGCTCACGTGTGGCTACCAGCCGATCAGACGCCTTGTCATGCCTATCTCGGCGAGGCCAGTCGACTGCGACCAGACCGATCCGGTCACAACTGA
- a CDS encoding ribonuclease P protein component, protein MVLPAPMRLRGHRCFNRLHRRGRRLDGEHMVLRVVQAEPRLLNPVLQRWEQQAPESCRCRCAVVISNKVSKRSVVRNKLRRRLHEHLRRRLEQAAEQGEQWLLISLRPGVQLLEAPLLEECDRLLKNAGLLP, encoded by the coding sequence ATGGTTCTGCCGGCACCCATGCGCCTGCGGGGCCACCGCTGCTTCAACCGTCTGCACCGACGCGGTCGACGTCTTGATGGAGAGCACATGGTGCTCCGCGTGGTGCAAGCCGAACCCAGATTGCTGAACCCAGTGCTCCAACGCTGGGAACAGCAGGCACCTGAGTCGTGTCGCTGCCGCTGTGCCGTCGTGATCAGCAACAAGGTGAGCAAGCGCTCCGTGGTGCGGAACAAGCTGAGACGCCGCCTCCACGAGCACCTGCGCCGACGGCTTGAACAGGCTGCTGAGCAGGGTGAACAATGGCTGCTGATCAGTCTTCGGCCGGGAGTCCAGCTCCTCGAAGCCCCGCTGCTAGAAGAATGCGACAGATTGCTCAAGAACGCCGGCCTGCTGCCATGA